A single genomic interval of Zingiber officinale cultivar Zhangliang chromosome 4A, Zo_v1.1, whole genome shotgun sequence harbors:
- the LOC121970767 gene encoding uncharacterized protein LOC121970767 isoform X3, with amino-acid sequence MEHFTEFKAPVERRTTHPAPRTSRAGEVHRRLGVGFRREHKKDARFYFPRILIRSGIASDDVMLLQAFGTMAEKRRKFEITSFQSCLSDAVTKITSWHEISVAATVQYNEEKEQCLHNLHKQGKKLKKYKELKRENERKLEEVEKEYKSILEEVQKGNQILLNLIKSSNATLRQSTSYKGNENSMNTIFDVDVEDEDHVASEKSVEISGPVRKKLKRNEDEVEVE; translated from the exons ATGGAGCATTTCACCGAGTTCAAAGCTCCAGTTGAGCGACGCACCACGCATCCGGCACCGAGGACGTCACGAGCAGGCGAAGTTCACCGGCGATTGGGCGTGGGCTTTCGGCGCGAGCACAAGAAAG ATGCGCGGTTCTATTTTCCTCGGATTTTGATCAGATCGGGAATTGCTTCTGATGATGTGATGCTCCTTCAAGCGTTTG GAACTATGGctgaaaaaagaagaaaatttgaGATAACAAGTTTCCAGTCATGTTTGTCAGATGCTGTTACAAAAATTACAAGCTGGCATGAGATTTCAGTGGCTGCAACAGTGCAATATAACGAAGAGAAAGAACAATGTTTACACAACCTTCATAAACAGGGAAAAAAACTGAAAAAATATAAAGAATTAAAGAGAGAGAATGAAAGAAAACTGGAGGAAGTGGAGAAAGAATACAAGTCAATTTTGGAGGAAGTTCAGAAAGGAAATCAGATTCTGTTGAATCTGATAAAAAGTTCAAATGCTACTCTCAGACAGAGCACATCTTATAagggtaatgaaaattcaatgaaTACTATTTTTGATGTAGACGTGGAAGATGAAGACCATGTTGCTTCAGAAAAAAGTGTAGAAATAAGTGGCCCAGTCAGAAAGAAGTTGAAGAGGAATGAGGATGAAGTAGAAGTTGAATAA
- the LOC121970767 gene encoding uncharacterized protein LOC121970767 isoform X1, whose protein sequence is MEHFTEFKAPVERRTTHPAPRTSRAGEVHRRLGVGFRREHKKDARFYFPRILIRSGIASDDVMLLQAFVSAFVYFNGVGKKEGEKTERKSFKRKRRDTWQFRTMAEKRRKFEITSFQSCLSDAVTKITSWHEISVAATVQYNEEKEQCLHNLHKQGKKLKKYKELKRENERKLEEVEKEYKSILEEVQKGNQILLNLIKSSNATLRQSTSYKGNENSMNTIFDVDVEDEDHVASEKSVEISGPVRKKLKRNEDEVEVE, encoded by the exons ATGGAGCATTTCACCGAGTTCAAAGCTCCAGTTGAGCGACGCACCACGCATCCGGCACCGAGGACGTCACGAGCAGGCGAAGTTCACCGGCGATTGGGCGTGGGCTTTCGGCGCGAGCACAAGAAAG ATGCGCGGTTCTATTTTCCTCGGATTTTGATCAGATCGGGAATTGCTTCTGATGATGTGATGCTCCTTCAAGCGTTTG TGTCAGCTTTCGTATATTTCAATGGAGTTGGGAAAAAGGAAGGAGAGAAAACGGAAAGAAAGTCatttaaaaggaaaagaagggaTACCTGGCAATTCA GAACTATGGctgaaaaaagaagaaaatttgaGATAACAAGTTTCCAGTCATGTTTGTCAGATGCTGTTACAAAAATTACAAGCTGGCATGAGATTTCAGTGGCTGCAACAGTGCAATATAACGAAGAGAAAGAACAATGTTTACACAACCTTCATAAACAGGGAAAAAAACTGAAAAAATATAAAGAATTAAAGAGAGAGAATGAAAGAAAACTGGAGGAAGTGGAGAAAGAATACAAGTCAATTTTGGAGGAAGTTCAGAAAGGAAATCAGATTCTGTTGAATCTGATAAAAAGTTCAAATGCTACTCTCAGACAGAGCACATCTTATAagggtaatgaaaattcaatgaaTACTATTTTTGATGTAGACGTGGAAGATGAAGACCATGTTGCTTCAGAAAAAAGTGTAGAAATAAGTGGCCCAGTCAGAAAGAAGTTGAAGAGGAATGAGGATGAAGTAGAAGTTGAATAA
- the LOC121970767 gene encoding uncharacterized protein LOC121970767 isoform X4 — protein MFQLVSEQSLLKDSVRTPSRQELDYFCPHVLSAFVYFNGVGKKEGEKTERKSFKRKRRDTWQFRTMAEKRRKFEITSFQSCLSDAVTKITSWHEISVAATVQYNEEKEQCLHNLHKQGKKLKKYKELKRENERKLEEVEKEYKSILEEVQKGNQILLNLIKSSNATLRQSTSYKGNENSMNTIFDVDVEDEDHVASEKSVEISGPVRKKLKRNEDEVEVE, from the exons atgtttcagttggtatcagagcagtcacTCCTAAAGGACAGTGTGCGCACACCATCCCGTCAAGAACTCGACTACTTCTGTCCACATGTTT TGTCAGCTTTCGTATATTTCAATGGAGTTGGGAAAAAGGAAGGAGAGAAAACGGAAAGAAAGTCatttaaaaggaaaagaagggaTACCTGGCAATTCA GAACTATGGctgaaaaaagaagaaaatttgaGATAACAAGTTTCCAGTCATGTTTGTCAGATGCTGTTACAAAAATTACAAGCTGGCATGAGATTTCAGTGGCTGCAACAGTGCAATATAACGAAGAGAAAGAACAATGTTTACACAACCTTCATAAACAGGGAAAAAAACTGAAAAAATATAAAGAATTAAAGAGAGAGAATGAAAGAAAACTGGAGGAAGTGGAGAAAGAATACAAGTCAATTTTGGAGGAAGTTCAGAAAGGAAATCAGATTCTGTTGAATCTGATAAAAAGTTCAAATGCTACTCTCAGACAGAGCACATCTTATAagggtaatgaaaattcaatgaaTACTATTTTTGATGTAGACGTGGAAGATGAAGACCATGTTGCTTCAGAAAAAAGTGTAGAAATAAGTGGCCCAGTCAGAAAGAAGTTGAAGAGGAATGAGGATGAAGTAGAAGTTGAATAA
- the LOC121970767 gene encoding uncharacterized protein LOC121970767 isoform X2, which translates to MEHFTEFKAPVERRTTHPAPRTSRAGEVHRRLGVGFRREHKKVSAFVYFNGVGKKEGEKTERKSFKRKRRDTWQFRTMAEKRRKFEITSFQSCLSDAVTKITSWHEISVAATVQYNEEKEQCLHNLHKQGKKLKKYKELKRENERKLEEVEKEYKSILEEVQKGNQILLNLIKSSNATLRQSTSYKGNENSMNTIFDVDVEDEDHVASEKSVEISGPVRKKLKRNEDEVEVE; encoded by the exons ATGGAGCATTTCACCGAGTTCAAAGCTCCAGTTGAGCGACGCACCACGCATCCGGCACCGAGGACGTCACGAGCAGGCGAAGTTCACCGGCGATTGGGCGTGGGCTTTCGGCGCGAGCACAAGAAAG TGTCAGCTTTCGTATATTTCAATGGAGTTGGGAAAAAGGAAGGAGAGAAAACGGAAAGAAAGTCatttaaaaggaaaagaagggaTACCTGGCAATTCA GAACTATGGctgaaaaaagaagaaaatttgaGATAACAAGTTTCCAGTCATGTTTGTCAGATGCTGTTACAAAAATTACAAGCTGGCATGAGATTTCAGTGGCTGCAACAGTGCAATATAACGAAGAGAAAGAACAATGTTTACACAACCTTCATAAACAGGGAAAAAAACTGAAAAAATATAAAGAATTAAAGAGAGAGAATGAAAGAAAACTGGAGGAAGTGGAGAAAGAATACAAGTCAATTTTGGAGGAAGTTCAGAAAGGAAATCAGATTCTGTTGAATCTGATAAAAAGTTCAAATGCTACTCTCAGACAGAGCACATCTTATAagggtaatgaaaattcaatgaaTACTATTTTTGATGTAGACGTGGAAGATGAAGACCATGTTGCTTCAGAAAAAAGTGTAGAAATAAGTGGCCCAGTCAGAAAGAAGTTGAAGAGGAATGAGGATGAAGTAGAAGTTGAATAA